Genomic segment of Archangium lipolyticum:
ACTCCACGTGCGCCGTGGAGATGGTGATGCCGCGCTCGCGCTCCTCGGGGGCCTTGTCGATCTGGTCGTACGCGAGGAACGTCGCGCCGCCCGTCTTCGCCAGCACCTTGGTGATGGCCGCCGTCAGGGACGTCTTGCCGTGGTCCACGTGACCGATGGTGCCGATGTTCACGTGCGGCTTCGTTCTTTCGAACTTTTCCTTACTCATTGCTGCTCCTCGCGAGGCCGGGTTTCCGGCCGAATCGAGAAAAGGTGCTGCGTCGTGCTCCAAACCCGCGGAAACGTCAATCTAAATCGCCCGGCCCCTCTACAAGGGACCGGTCAAATCAGCGGTTCAACGCGTCCTTCGATGCCGGCGCGTAGTGGCTGAACCGCATGGTGTAGGTGGCTCTTCCCTGGCTGCGGCTGCGCAGGTCGGTCGAGTACCCAAACATCTTGGCGAGCGGCACCTGGGCGTGGATTGCCTGCACGCCTCCCGGCCGGGGCTCCATGCCCATGATCTTCCCGCGGCGACCGTTCAGGTCGCCAATGACGTCGCCCGTGAAGTCGTCCGGGGTGACGATCTCGCAGTCCATGATGGGCTCGAGGAGCACGGGATCGGCGGTCCGCACGGCGTCCCGGAAGGCCATCGAGCCGGCGATCTTGAACGCC
This window contains:
- a CDS encoding GTP-binding protein, with product MSKEKFERTKPHVNIGTIGHVDHGKTSLTAAITKVLAKTGGATFLAYDQIDKAPEERERGITISTAHVE